A window of the Henningerozyma blattae CBS 6284 chromosome 10, complete genome genome harbors these coding sequences:
- the TBLA0J00230 gene encoding uncharacterized protein (similar to Saccharomyces cerevisiae TIF3 (YPR163C); ancestral locus Anc_7.517): MVPPKKKTTTKMDLNSFLNDDTFGSSWAEEDVDLDKINIPIENVQANTIPLDQLASNRRPGYSGNTGGFGSSSKMSRLDPALNGAPNMGGGSRRDRTEYPIPEYPPFRAIVNNIPWDISEEGMTAWIEDGLQKQGAVVELELPKTFTEPIRLKGMAFVTLKTREDLVKVLSFNASSLNERTVYVSVAAPRKDFGSSRSDLDWGAARGSNFATGQTSIRSDLDWGAARGSNFNDSGPRRERREEANLDWSAARGSHFNESSAPRRERREEPNLDWSAARGSNFNDSAPRRERREEPNLDWSAARGSNFSDSTPRRERREEANLDWSAARGSHFNESSAPRERREKKEEPNLDWGAARGSNFTESSRERRDFKPKKQEPELDWAAARNSTVKSTDRKSSYSRKSTSEEKTTTDQPKIQSSSFAALSIEDDDDDEEEENANTSNKNTDETTKLERKAAKLTASDDSAEGWEVAGKK; the protein is encoded by the coding sequence ATGGTTCCTCCAAAGAAGAAAACTACTACCAAGATGGATTTGAATTCATTCCTGAATGATGATACATTCGGTTCATCTTGGGCTGAAGAAGATGTGGATTTGGACAAGATTAACATCCCAATTGAAAATGTCCAAGCTAATACTATCCCATTGGACCAGTTAGCCTCCAACCGTAGACCTGGTTATTCTGGTAACACTGGTGGGTTTGGTTCTTCTAGTAAGATGTCTAGATTAGATCCAGCCTTGAATGGTGCTCCAAACATGGGTGGTGGTTCAAGAAGAGACCGTACCGAATATCCAATTCCAGAATACCCTCCATTCAGAGCCATTGTCAACAATATTCCTTGGGATATCTCCGAGGAAGGGATGACTGCCTGGATTGAAGATGGGTTACAAAAGCAAGGTGCCGTTGTAGAATTGGAATTGCCAAAGACTTTTACAGAGCCTATTCGTTTAAAAGGTATGGCCTTTGTCACATTGAAGACTCGTGAAGATTTGGTTAAAGTCTTGAGTTTCAATGCTTCTAGTTTAAATGAAAGAACTGTCTATGTTTCTGTGGCAGCTCCAAGAAAGGATTTCGGTTCTTCTAGATCTGATTTGGACTGGGGTGCTGCCAGAGGTTCCAATTTTGCTACAGGTCAAACTTCTATTAGATCTGATTTGGACTGGGGTGCCGCTAGAGGTTCTAACTTCAACGATTCTGGACCAAGAAGGGAAAGAAGAGAAGAAGCAAACTTGGATTGGAGTGCTGCTAGAGGCTCTCATTTCAATGAATCTTCTGCACCAAGAAGAGAAAGAAGAGAAGAACCAAACTTAGATTGGAGTGCTGCTAGAGGCTCCAACTTTAATGACTCTGCTCCAAGAAGAGAAAGAAGGGAAGAACCAAACTTGGATTGGAGTGCTGCCAGAGGTTCTAATTTCAGCGACTCAACCCCAAGAAGAGAAAGAAGAGAAGAAGCAAACTTGGATTGGAGTGCTGCTAGAGGTTCTCATTTCAATGAATCTTCTGCACCAAGAGAAAGaagagaaaagaaagaagaacCAAATTTGGACTGGGGTGCTGCTAGAGGTTCCAATTTTACCGAATCTTCCAGAGAAAGAAGAGATTTCAAACCAAAGAAACAAGAACCAGAATTAGACTGGGCTGCTGCTAGAAATTCTACTGTCAAGTCTACTGACCGTAAATCTTCTTATTCTAGAAAATCTACTTCTGAAGAAAAGACTACTACAGATCAACCAAAGATTCAAAGCTCTTCATTTGCTGCTTTAAGCATcgaagatgatgatgatgatgaagaagaagaaaatgcTAACACTTCTAACAAAAATACTGATGAAACTACTAAACTGGAAAGAAAAGCTGCAAAATTAACCGCCAGCGATGATAGTGCTGAGGGCTGGGAAGTTGCTGGCAAGAAGTaa
- the ORC4 gene encoding origin recognition complex subunit 4 (similar to Saccharomyces cerevisiae ORC4 (YPR162C) and RIF2 (YLR453C); ancestral locus Anc_7.516) — MDSINSEFNPVRKSKIKVSPENIIKDAKEDHDQISVLRGIKLIPVKRASSEHDDGKTQLANFNSETTDHKNIIASKRSTVKHKANDDDDYDKETLNVLKRIKIFNSSPKFQLKSNSEVLKELPTDPEFTSFKNHLLRQLYQTVKLDEITIPSYLKATESEVDRILKLAIIQKESHSTILVGPRGGYKSFLLSHTLAKISRKYDNQYITIRLNGYVHSEQTAINGIATQIEQQLRKINASRNNSKKESVDISSGSLTEVFEKILRLLDSATFNTERPSDKRKNKDTSKITVIFIFDEIDTFAGPVRQTLLYNLFDMVEHARIPVCIFGCTTKLNFLDYLEKRVKSRFSQRIINIPQIKTLKEFSETIKESLIVPDSESNAKDRQYTTQWNETITNIIQDDNSQLSKILKTNFETFKSMDRLKYSMVPFIHSSPSFENLLSELHSCNQIIEYETNQRTNDLTGKVRSLSDLELAILISTARAAMKTKDESVNFNFAYAEYEEMIKSLNVRIPTMVHSNSSESKNSIIVDNAIKLWSKKDIKNIWESILSLDLMAEKGNVGLRESAIAVFYASNYQFQGTMAPFDLRLYQMQVTLQELRKIVPRSSIYYPWTQL, encoded by the coding sequence ATGGATAGTATTAATTCTGAATTTAATCCTGTGAGAAAATCCAAAATAAAAGTTTCTCcggaaaatattattaaagatgcAAAAGAAGACCACGATCAAATATCTGTTTTAAGAGGTATCAAATTAATACCGGTAAAACGAGCATCCAGTGAGCATGACGATGGAAAAACTCAATTAGCCAACTTCAATTCGGAAACAACTGatcataaaaatattattgcaTCAAAAAGATCTACTGTCAAGCACAAGgctaatgatgatgatgattatgATAAAGAAACTCTCAATGTATTAAAACGtataaagatatttaatagtagcccaaaatttcaattaaaatcaaactCAGAAGTTCTAAAAGAATTACCAACCGATCCAGAATTTACATCTTTCAAGAACCATCTATTACGTCAACTCTATCAAACAGTAAAACTAGATGAAATTACTATTCCATCATACTTAAAAGCAACAGAATCTGAAGTAGATCGAATCTTAAAACTAGCcattattcaaaaagaaaGTCATTCAACAATTTTGGTTGGCCCAAGAGGCGGATATAAATCTTTTCTCCTATCACATACTCTTGctaaaatttcaagaaaatatgATAATCAATATATCACAATTAGATTAAATGGCTATGTACATTCAGAACAAACTGCTATAAATGGAATTGCCACGCAAATTGAACAGCAACTAAGGAAAATTAATGCTTCTAGaaataattccaaaaaaGAATCAGTAGATATAAGTAGTGGGTCATTAACTGAAGTATTTGAAAAGATTTTACGTTTACTAGACTCTGCAACTTTCAATACAGAAAGGCCTAGTGAtaagagaaaaaataaagatactAGCAAAATAACAGTCATCTTTATCTTTGACGAAATAGATACTTTTGCTGGACCAGTCCGTCAAACGTtactatataatttatttgatatgGTTGAACATGCTAGAATTCCAGTTTGCATCTTTGGTTGTACAacaaaattgaatttcttagattatttagaaaaacGAGTGAAAAGTAGATTCTCTCAGcgtattattaatattccCCAGATTAAAACATTGAAAGAATTTTCAGAAACTATAAAAGAATCATTAATTGTCCCAGATTCGGAATCTAATGCTAAGGACCGCCAATATACTACACAATGGAACGAAACAATTACAAACATTATTCAAGATGATAATTCtcaattatcaaaaattcttaaaacTAATTTTGAAACATTTAAATCCATGGATagattaaaatattcaatggTTCCTTTTATACATTCATCGCcttcatttgaaaatttactTAGTGAATTACACTCATGTAATCAAATAATCGAATATGAAACAAATCAGCGTACAAATGATTTAACAGGAAAAGTACGTTCCTTATCCGATTTAGAACTggcaattttaatatcaactGCTCGTGCTGCCATGAAAACTAAAGATGAGAGtgtaaattttaattttgctTATGCTGAATATGAAGAAATgattaaatctttaaatgtTAGAATACCTACAATGGTACACTCTAATAGTTCAGAATCAAAGAACTCAATAATAGTTGATAATGCTATTAAGTTATGGAGcaaaaaagatattaaaaatatttgggaatcaatattatcattagatTTAATGGCGGAAAAGGGTAATGTGGGGTTAAGGGAGTCTGCCATCGCTGTGTTTTACGCCAGTAACTACCAATTTCAAGGTACAATGGCACCATTCGATTTAAGACTGTATCAAATGCAAGTTACTCTTCAGGAACTTCGAAAAATTGTTCCAAGATCGTCTATATATTACCCATGGACACAATTATAG
- the SGV1 gene encoding cyclin-dependent serine/threonine protein kinase SGV1 (similar to Saccharomyces cerevisiae SGV1 (YPR161C); ancestral locus Anc_7.515) yields MSPTESESKYKIGKLKRTASVIRNEKTGLSYITLMKRPEQKIYGCTRFNGHYREEKKLGQGTFGEVYKGVHLETQKQVAIKRILVNLEKDLFPITAQREITILRRLDHKNIIKLIEMIYDFPPSNNNGNSNNNSYNSKNQINLPKSFYMILPYMVADLSGVLHNPRISLKICDIKNMMLQLLEGMNYIHCMKYMHRDIKAANILIDHTGILKIADFGLSRVYYGSPPNLKYPGGAGSGAKYTSVVVTRWYRAPELVLGDKYYTTAVDMWGVGCVFAEFFEKKPILQGKTDVDQGHVIFKLVGTPTKDEWPLAKYLPGAELTRTNYPGTIKDRFGKYLSDAGLDFLKQLLRLDPYKRLTAMSAVNHKFFQEAPLPSSKLSLPCEESHEADIKRYKEELHQEMSQRAPTAPEGHITETENNNISKIQSTTPATKTNNILKDTTLPRGPGSKLTPSNQIPTDYKNSGPNPSPLAQSGNHLLTQPAETHHHRYNSNNPNRAHNNRPQPTNYYNKNYNKNSPYMNNYINNNYISGYNTGEMTNSNYNNASLVGNRERYGGQPGSRYSNKESTTHYNSTRYNSNNSGTNKTNDFNNAARKHNTTPQNMNSKRRNSIENTSVMNRNHRNPSKLTLGKHTIGDATRYNQNIRYDSPEFNQSHNPKSNTETLEFSTNVSKQHNNSSRYYSTSQDNSSRYHSHNESQVSGNSKASRYNTKSNDKPLVINTSSATNSVDLNSSNNHHTNHYNSTTAPSTKYTKRADGQVSSTNKLHRDRRSENSPRSAQNGVHDYDDQDNIRDNNLADFY; encoded by the coding sequence ATGAGCCCAACTGAGTCAGAGTCCAAATACAAGATTGGGAAGCTTAAAAGAACAGCCTCAGTAATAAGAAATGAAAAGACAGGATTAAGCTACATAACTTTAATGAAAAGACCAGAACAAAAGATATATGGTTGTACTAGATTTAATGGACATTATAGGGAAGAAAAAAAGCTTGGGCAAGGTACTTTTGGGGAAGTTTATAAGGGTGTACATCTAGAAACTCAAAAACAGGTTGCCATAAAGAGAATATTGgttaatttagaaaaagatttattcCCTATAACAGCTCAGCGTGAAATAACAATTCTTAGAAGATTAGATcataagaatattattaagttAATTGAAATGATTTACGATTTTCCaccatcaaataataatggcaattctaataacaactcttataattctaaaaatcaaataaatcttcCGAAGTCATTTTATATGATTTTACCTTACATGGTTGCAGATCTATCAGGGGTGCTACACAATCCAagaatatctttaaaaatatgtgatataaaaaatatgatgcTACAATTATTAGAGGGCATGAATTATATTCACTGTATGAAATATATGCATAGAGATATTAAAGCtgcaaatattttaattgacCATACTggtatattgaaaattgcAGACTTTGGTTTATCAAGAGTTTATTATGGTTCTCcaccaaatttaaaataccCAGGTGGAGCTGGCTCTGGTGCTAAATACACGTCTGTGGTTGTAACAAGGTGGTACAGAGCACCAGAATTAGTTTTGGgtgataaatattataccACGGCTGTAGATATGTGGGGCGTTGGATGCGTGTTTGCTGAATTCTTTGAGAAAAAACCTATTCTGCAAGGGAAGACTGATGTTGATCAAGGACatgtaatatttaaattagtaGGTACTCCAACTAAGGACGAGTGGCCTTTAGCTAAATACCTGCCAGGCGCAGAGTTAACAAGGACTAATTATCCTGGAACTATTAAAGATAGATttggtaaatatttatccGATGCAGGGCTcgattttttaaaacagtTATTAAGACTAGATCCGTATAAAAGACTAACAGCTATGTCGGCTGTAAATCACAAGTTTTTCCAAGAAGCTCCATTGCCTAGCTCTAAATTATCCTTACCCTGTGAAGAAAGTCATGAAGCTGATATCAAAAGATACAAAGAAGAACTACATCAAGAAATGTCCCAAAGAGCACCAACTGCTCCAGAAGGGCACATTACTGaaacagaaaataataatatttctaagATACAGTCAACAACTCCAGCTActaaaactaataatattctaaaagATACAACTCTTCCAAGAGGCCCTGGTTCTAAATTAACTCCTTCAAACCAAATTCCAACTGATTATAAGAATAGTGGACCCAATCCCTCTCCATTAGCACAATCAGGAAATCATTTACTAACACAGCCTGCAGAAACGCATCATCATAgatataattctaataaccCAAATAGAGCTCACAATAATCGTCCACAACCTACTAACTACTATAATAAGAATTACAATAAGAATAGTCCatatatgaataattatattaataacaattatATCAGTGGCTATAATACCGGTGAAATGACTAACagtaattataataatgcaTCTTTAGTTGGTAATAGAGAACGTTATGGTGGTCAACCTGGCTCTAGGTattctaataaagaaaGTACTACACACTATAATTCTACACGTtataatagcaataatagCGGTACCAATAAGACcaatgattttaataatgctGCAAGGAAGCACAATACCACTCCGCAGAATATGAATAGCAAGAGAAGAAATTCAATAGAAAATACCTCTGTAATGAATCGCAATCATAGAAATCCATCAAAACTTACCTTGGGTAAGCATACTATTGGTGATGCAACAAGGTATAACCAAAATATCCGTTACGACTCACCAGAATTTAATCAGAGTCACAACCCCAAATCAAATACTGAAACTCTAGAATTTAGCACTAATGTATCTAAACAGCACAATAATAGCTCAAGGTACTATAGTACTTCTCAAGATAACTCTTCGAGATACCACTCTCATAATGAATCACAAGTAAGTGGTAATTCTAAAGCCTCTCGTTATAATACAAAATCTAATGATAAACCTTTGGTCATCAATACTTCATCGGCTACAAATTCTGTGGATTTAAATAGCAGTAATAATCATCATACTAATCATTATAATAGCACTACTGCTCCTAGCACAAAATACACTAAAAGGGCGGATGGGCAAGTATCTTCAACGAATAAATTGCATAGAGATAGAAGAAGCGAAAACTCACCTAGAAGCGCTCAAAATGGTGTCCATGACTACGATGATCAAGATAATATAAGGGATAACAACCTAGctgatttttattaa
- the SST2 gene encoding GTPase-activating protein SST2 (similar to Saccharomyces cerevisiae SST2 (YLR452C); ancestral locus Anc_7.514) has protein sequence MNTKASNGTLHELSSKSFNRSSNGLIFAEDIKTVYSLLLICLDLKDTTQESKKLFGGFSKTYPYSFSLAQAFEKMNKLELKVDMNTTCISVSYSIKPELAHYLLKIFMSAKLLHTPADRTRSEPKDKVLLQPTAKGVCILQKYVRDVGLKKIPSILKSEFNSTKLFIFERNSVSDAIVHSEYLINILFARIMGPEPHIWSPNVVNEKLPTLAELLEYTNDKFTFENIVFKGDSHFEDSLMPLELEKSWIEEIPDSLLNNESRISPFAHRFFTNPDSDAHIQYYISYNGVRICHLKVFEYDTKSTTVEYSFTSKALWQWLMDCTDIIYPKEAASIVTMFLEQCLIVPIRNNINEQKRFTISRSQYCTFSRKGLELIQWKNKVNIKNISENTILSQSEVNYSRTNSSDSSSCSSVKLSDDNTSFNLLMDKTAVPNKEKFDKNPSLKSILKDPGMRYLFRRHLTNEFCVENLDAYIEIRKFLKQMALLKKIIDSKNNKLKRKVGRGGQSGNNIITTIESALGKQANQCLEMGYHLYSLFIMIGAPYQINIGHTLRESITCILLHPKSPLSATLSNDMSNLYIFKSIDADLKKTINSVDITEPPKEKTILSPNKFNKQFCPKRDVRPKPLNLSDEDNTIDLASSTNRSIHIKTENNNLSNTLMILKRLYPLLDSVGKYTYHLMKIDSLQKFIDSDIYKEASNLRNDYTCIH, from the coding sequence ATGAATACAAAAGCTTCAAATGGTACGTTGCATGAGTTATCATCAAAGAGTTTTAACCGCTCATCTAATGGGCTAATTTTTGCAGAAGATATCAAAACGGtgtattctttattattgatttgtCTAGATCTGAAAGATACAACTCAAGAATCTAAGAAGTTGTTTGGGGGGTTCTCTAAAACTTATCCTTATTCATTCAGCCTAGCCCAGGCATTCgagaaaatgaataaattggAACTAAAAGTAGATATGAACACTACATGTATCAGTGTCTCTTACTCAATTAAGCCAGAATTAGCTCATTATCTTCTCAAGATATTTATGTCTGCCAAACTTTTGCATACGCCTGCAGATCGGACAAGAAGTGAGCCAAAAGATAAAGTTCTTTTACAACCTACAGCCAAAGGTGTCTGTATTCTACAAAAGTATGTTAGAGACGTTGGATTAAAGAAAATCCCGTCTATACTAAAATCCGAATTTAATTCTACAaaactatttatttttgaaagaaaCTCGGTTTCAGATGCAATAGTTCATAGTGAATacttaattaatattttatttgcaAGAATAATGGGACCTGAGCCACATATTTGGTCTCCGAATGTTGTGAATGAAAAACTACCTACTTTAGCAGAGTTATTAGAATACacaaatgataaattcacctttgaaaatataGTTTTTAAGGGTGATTCTCATTTTGAAGATTCTTTAATGCCTCTAGAATTAGAGAAATCTTGGATTGAAGAAATACCagattctttattaaataatgaatcacGAATCTCTCCATTTGCACATCGCTTTTTTACTAACCCTGACTCAGATGCtcatattcaatattatatttcttataaTGGTGTGAGAATATGCCATTTGAAAGTTTTTGAGTATGATACAAAATCTACGACTGTAGAATATTCGTTTACCTCTAAAGCTCTCTGGCAATGGTTAATGGATTGTACAGATATCATTTACCCGAAAGAAGCGGCATCTATAGTCACCATGTTTTTGGAACAATGTTTAATTGTTCCTATTCGAAACAACATAAATGAACAAAAACGATTTACAATTAGTCGCTCACAGTATTGTACTTTTTCAAGAAAAGGATTAGAGCTTATTCAatggaaaaataaagtaaatataaaaaatatttcagaaaatacaatattatCACAATCTGAGGTTAACTACTCTCGAACTAATTCATCAGATAGCAGCAGTTGCAGTTCTGTTAAGCTTTCTGATGATAACACTTCCTTTAATCTATTAATGGATAAAACAGCCGTTcctaataaagaaaaatttgacAAAAACCCATCCCTAAAAAGTATACTAAAAGATCCAGGAATGCGATATTTGTTTAGAAGACATTTAACTAATGAATTTTGTGTGGAAAATTTAGATGCCTATATTGAAATTcgaaaatttttaaaacaaatggctctattgaagaagattattgattccaaaaataataaattgaaaagaaaagttgGAAGAGGTGGTCAATCaggtaataatattattaccacTATTGAATCTGCATTAGGTAAGCAAGCAAATCAATGCTTAGAGATGGGGTACCATCTGTACTCATTGTTCATCATGATTGGTGCGCCTTACCAAATTAACATCGGTCACACTTTAAGAGAATCTATTACTTGTATATTATTGCATCCAAAATCTCCACTCTCTGCAACACTTTCTAATGACATGAGTAATTTATacattttcaaatctaTTGATGCTgacttaaaaaaaacaataaattcAGTAGATATTACTGAACCaccaaaagaaaaaacaatattgTCACCTaacaaattcaataaacAATTTTGTCCTAAAAGAGATGTAAGGCCTAAACCGCTTAACTTAAGTGATGAAGATAACACCATTGATCTAGCTTCATCAACAAATCGTAGCATTCATATAAAGAcggaaaataataatttatcaaatactctaatgatattaaagaGGCTATATCCATTGTTAGACTCTGTTGGTAAATATACTTATCATTTGATGAAAATTGATTCattacaaaaatttataGATTCCGACATTTATAAAGAAGCCTCAAATCTAAGAAATGACTACACTTGCATACATTAA
- the GCD11 gene encoding translation initiation factor eIF2 subunit gamma (similar to Saccharomyces cerevisiae GCD11 (YER025W); ancestral locus Anc_7.513), whose amino-acid sequence MTDLQDREPSIIINGNLEPEEDDQYVQETEEIIQEDAGANEQQLDDSKPKKKVAFAGLDEESEAERRKREFEEGGGLPEQPTNPDFSKLNPLSAEIINRQATINIGTIGHVAHGKSTVVRAISGVQTVRFKDELERNITIKLGYANAKIYKCQDPSCPEPDCYRSFKSDTEINPKCQRPGCPGRYKLVRHVSFVDCPGHDILMSTMLSGAAVMDAALLLIAGNESCPQPQTSEHLAAIEIMKLKHVIILQNKVDLMREESALEHEKSILQFIKGTIADGAPIIPISAQLKYNIDAVNEFIVKTIPVPPRDFMVSPHLIVIRSFDVNKPGTEIDDLKGGVAGGSILNGVFKLGDEIEIRPGIVTKDDKGKIQCKPIFSNVVSLFAEQNDLKFAVPGGLIGVGTKVDPTLCRADRLVGQVVGAKGHLPSIFTDIEINYFLLRRLLGVKTDGHKQAKVRKLEVGEVLMVNIGSTATGARVVAVKADMARLQLTSPACTEVNEKIALSRRIEKHWRLIGWATIKKGTTLEPVSV is encoded by the coding sequence ATGACTGATTTACAAGATAGAGAGCCTtccatcattattaatggTAATTTAGAGccagaagaagatgatcaATATGTTCAAGAAactgaagaaattattcaagAAGATGCTGGTGCCAATGAACAACAATTAGATGATTCCAAACCAAAGAAAAAGGTTGCATTTGCTGGTTTGGATGAAGAATCTGAAGCTGAAAGAAGAAAGAGAGAATTCGAAGAAGGTGGTGGTTTACCAGAACAACCAACTAACCCTGATTTTAGTAAGCTAAATCCTTTGTCTGCtgaaattatcaatagACAAGCTACCATCAACATTGGTACCATTGGTCATGTCGCCCACGGTAAATCCACTGTTGTCAGAGCTATCTCTGGTGTTCAAACCGTTCGTTTCaaagatgaattagaacgtaatattactattaaaCTGGGTTATGCTAACGCAAAGATCTATAAATGTCAAGATCCATCTTGTCCAGAACCAGACTGTTATAGATCATTCAAATCAGACACTGAAATTAACCCTAAATGTCAAAGACCAGGTTGCCCAGGCCGTTATAAATTAGTTCGTCATGTTTCTTTTGTTGATTGTCCAGGTCACGATATTTTAATGAGTACTATGTTGTCTGGTGCTGCAGTTATGGATGCTGCACTACTGTTAATTGCTGGTAACGAATCTTGTCCGCAACCACAAACTTCTGAACATTTAGCAGCCATTGAAattatgaaattgaaacatgtcattattttacaaaacAAAGTCGATTTAATGCGTGAAGAAAGTGCTTTAGAACATGAAAAAtctattttacaatttattaaaggTACTATTGCCGACGGTGCTCCAATTATCCCAATTTCTGctcaattgaaatataacaTCGATGCtgttaatgaatttataGTGAAAACTATTCCTGTACCTCCAAGAGATTTTATGGTTTCCCCACATTTAATTGTTATCCGTTCATTTGATGTTAACAAACCTGGTACtgaaattgatgatttGAAGGGTGGTGTTGCTGGTGGTTCTATTTTGAACGGTGTTTTTAAACTAGGTGacgaaattgaaattagaCCTGGAATTGTTACAAAAGATGACAAAGGTAAAATCCAATGTAAGCCAATTTTCTCAAATGTTGTTTCCTTATTTGCTGAACaaaatgatttgaaatttgcTGTTCCAGGTGGTTTGATTGGTGTTGGTACTAAAGTAGATCCAACTCTATGTAGAGCTGATCGTTTAGTTGGTCAAGTTGTTGGTGCTAAAGGCCATTTACCAAGTATCTTCAcagatattgaaattaactACTTCTTATTGCGTCGTTTATTAGGTGTTAAGACTGATGGCCATAAACAGGCTAAGGTTAGAAAATTGGAAGTAGGCGAAGTCTTAATGGTTAATATCGGTTCTACTGCTACTGGTGCTCGTGTTGTTGCTGTTAAAGCTGATATGGCCAGATTACAATTAACTTCACCAGCTTGTACTGAAGTTAATGAAAAGATTGCTTTATCAAGACGTATTGAAAAACATTGGCGTTTAATTGGTTGGGCTACTATTAAGAAAGGTACCACTTTGGAACCTGTCTCTGTCTAA